One part of the Brachyspira sp. SAP_772 genome encodes these proteins:
- a CDS encoding TetR/AcrR family transcriptional regulator, with amino-acid sequence MNPREQIVNAGKELFKKYGFKKTSMSDIALMVHKSKSSIYHYFKSKEEIFFAIAENEAADLKRSIYEAIKKEDTAEAKIRAYILTRQKGYIKLANLYEALHSEIFEDFTLIEHMRAKYHKEEYDTIKMILRRGVKKGLFNIDLRLATESILAIIKGFEMEWAKNKNIENNEKDLDMIINIIFYGIVKR; translated from the coding sequence ATGAATCCAAGAGAACAAATTGTTAATGCTGGAAAAGAGCTATTTAAAAAATACGGATTTAAAAAGACTTCTATGAGTGATATTGCTTTAATGGTTCATAAATCAAAAAGCAGTATCTATCATTATTTTAAAAGTAAAGAAGAAATTTTTTTTGCCATAGCTGAAAATGAAGCAGCAGATTTAAAAAGATCTATATACGAAGCAATAAAAAAAGAAGATACAGCCGAAGCTAAAATAAGAGCCTATATACTAACAAGACAAAAAGGATATATTAAATTAGCCAACCTTTATGAGGCACTTCATAGCGAAATATTTGAAGATTTTACTTTAATAGAACATATGAGGGCAAAATATCATAAAGAAGAATATGACACTATTAAAATGATATTAAGAAGAGGCGTAAAAAAGGGATTATTTAATATAGATTTAAGGCTTGCCACAGAATCCATATTAGCAATAATTAAAGGCTTTGAAATGGAGTGGGCAAAAAATAAAAATATAGAAAATAATGAAAAAGATTTAGACATGATAATTAATATTATCTTCTACGGAATAGTAAAAAGATGA
- a CDS encoding FecR domain-containing protein — MCKKIIAIIFVCAFALNAQYNANYMEIVSVQGEVKITSKDIIAKPANIGDLLFSNDRLTLQENSYLTYYIQNNSLFKLKQNTSLNIDESLDRNNKIKFTLSSGEIIAITKLDSINIVTQNANISMRGTVIIANNNGTTTVKVLSGSATVNNNLQLGAFMQANISSAEVTTENVILDANTKSYLNEIINMPYANNVTQVNFYRSIVSLPDNTVLNVNQSTIEK, encoded by the coding sequence ATGTGTAAAAAAATAATTGCTATAATATTTGTATGTGCTTTTGCTTTAAATGCACAATATAATGCTAATTATATGGAAATAGTATCTGTTCAAGGTGAAGTAAAAATTACATCAAAAGATATAATAGCTAAACCTGCTAATATTGGCGATTTATTATTTAGTAATGATAGACTAACTTTACAAGAAAATTCTTATCTAACTTATTATATACAAAATAATTCTTTATTTAAACTAAAACAAAACACTTCTCTAAATATAGATGAGTCATTAGATAGAAATAATAAAATAAAATTCACATTGTCTTCTGGAGAAATTATAGCAATTACAAAACTTGATTCTATTAATATAGTTACTCAAAATGCTAATATTTCTATGAGAGGTACTGTTATAATAGCTAATAATAATGGCACAACCACTGTTAAAGTATTATCTGGCTCTGCAACAGTTAATAATAACTTACAGCTTGGTGCATTTATGCAGGCTAATATATCAAGCGCAGAAGTAACTACAGAAAATGTAATTTTAGATGCAAATACTAAAAGTTATTTAAATGAAATAATTAATATGCCTTATGCTAATAATGTTACTCAAGTAAATTTCTATAGAAGTATAGTATCTTTACCTGATAATACAGTGCTTAATGTTAATCAATCTACTATAGAGAAATAA